The Acidobacteriota bacterium DNA window GGTTCACGAGCGCCGTGAGGAGGATGCCGACGACTCCATGAACGCGATGCTGGCCAATAAATACCTTGCGGAAGGACAACCGGAGCGAGCAGTTCCCCTGTTCGAAGCCCTGGTCGCCGACGGAGCCCAGCAGGAGCCGGCCCTCTATGCCCTGCTCGTCTGCTACGCGGTTCAGCTGCGCTGCCGAGACGTTTCCGAAATCATCCGCCGGATCATGACCATGAGTCCGGCGCTGGACATCGGCCGAATCCGTCAGTACGGCCTTCGTTTTTCTTCAGAATTCATCGACGGGCTTCGGGCCCGGCTGGGCGCTCTCTGCCGTCAGGCCGACTCCAGTGCCACCGCCTGCAACCGGATGGTGCTGGCGGAGCTGCTGGAGGACGAGACGGAAGCGGCTCGCTGCCGTTGGCTGATCGGCCAGTTGGAACCCGAATGGCACATTCGCTGAGAAGCACATGATCCAGCGCGCACGATATTTTATATTCAAGGAGCTTAAGATGGCGATGACACCCCGTATACTGGCGTCGTCCTGGGTGGCATGGGCGGCGCTTGGGGCCTGGCTGGCCGCCGCGGACGCGTCCGCACCCCGCCTGCTCACTCTACGCGAGGCCGCGGAACTGACTCTGGCCCACAATCCTTCGGTTCAGGCGGTCCGGGAACAGCAGGAGGCCGCGCGCCAGGTGAGCCGGCAGGCAAAATCGCAGCAGTTGCCGCGTCTCGACTTCAAGGAGAGCTTCACCAACGGCAACAACCCGATCTACGTCTTCGGAGCGAAGCTGACCCAGGAGAAGTTCTCCGCCTCCGATTTCGACATCGAGCTGCTGAACAATCCGGATCCCATCAACAACATCAAGACCGAGCTCACCCTGTACCAGTCGATCTGGCAGGGCGGCCAGACGCAGGCGCGGCGCGCAATGGCCCGGCTGGGCGAGGAAATCGCCGCTGAACGGCTGAACCAGACCCAGCAGCAACTCCTGCTGGAAGTGGTCACTCACTACTATGCCATTCAGCTCGCGCGGCAGAACCTGGAGACCGTCCAAGCCGCCCGCCGGTCCGCCGAAGCCAGCCTCACCCGCATCCAGAACATGTTCGACTCGGGGCTCGTGGTGAAGTCGGACCTGCTCCGGATGCAGGTTCACATCGCCGAGGTGAGACGGCAACTGCTGGAGGCGGAGAACAACCTCAGGCTGAGCGTCTCCGCGCTGGACATCGACACCGGCCGGCAGCTCGGCGAAGGCTTTGAACCGGCCACACCGCTGGCGATGCGCGGCGACGCGCTGCCCGACGAGGCGTCGCTGCTGGCCGCCGCACTGGCTAACCGACCGGAGATAGCGGAAATGGAGCGCGCCATTGCCGTCGGCCGTGAGCAGGTTAACGAGGCCCGCGGCTACAACCGGCCCCAGGTCGGCGCCTTCGCCACGTTCGAATACGACCAGGGCACGCGGTCCGGTTCCTCCGGCGCCAACTACCTGCTCGGTGTGCAGCTGTCATATAACATCTTCGACGGTATGTACAAGGGAGCCAAAGTGGCCGAAGCCGAGGCCAACACCCGCGCCCGCGAGTCGCAGCTCCGTCGCCTGACCCAACTCATCAGCCTGCAGGTCAAGGATGCCTATCTCCGCAGGAGCACCGCCCGCCAGCAGCACCAGGTTGCCGCGGAGGCGGTGGCCCAGGCGGACGAAAGCCTGCGGATCATGAAGGACCGCTACGAGGCGGGCATGGCCCCCCTCACCGACCTGCTGAACGCCGAGACGGCGCTGACGGCCGCCCGCACCAGCCTGAGCCAGGCAATCTACCAGTACCACCTGGCGCACGCCAACCTCGAGCTGGCGGCCGGTCGGCTGAATCTGGACAGCCCCCTCTTCCAATGATCGCCGAGAGGAACAGCGCCATGATGCAGCAACTGAACAACACCGGAGTCCGTCGGTTCCATTCCGCCGCATTCAATTCAGGGAGGTTCAATCCTATGTTCCGCAATATTCTGCCTGTCGCCCTTCTGGTCGTCCTGCTGGCGGGTTGCGGCGGTGCACCCGAGAAGGCCGCAGCCCCGACCCCGGGAACGCCCGTCGCCGTCGGGGCTCTGGTCGTCCAGCCGACCGAATGGCCGGCGACCCTGGAGGCTGTGGGCACCGTGCGCGCCCGAACCAGCGCCCTGATTGCGAGCAAGGTGATGGGGTACGTGCGGGAGGTGCGCGTCCAGGCCGGCGATGCCGTGGGCGCGGGCGATCTGCTCGTGTTGCTCGACGCCCGGGACCAGGAAACGGCCCTGCGGACCGCCCAGGCCGGCCTGGCCGAAGCGCGGGACGCCACGACCGAGGTTGAGAACGCCATCCGCGCCGCCGAGGCCAATCTCGAGCTGGCTCGGGCCACCCATCGGCGGATGAGCAACCTGTTCGACAAGAGCTCCATTTCCCGTCAGGAATTCGACGAGGTCGTCACCCGCCTCAAGATGGCCGAGGCCAACCACGAGATGGCCCTGTCGAAGCAGAATCAGCTTCAGGCCAGGATCCGGCAGGCGGAAGAGGGGGTCCGATCAGCCGAGATCATGACCGGATACGCCGAGATCCGCGCGCCTTTCGCCGGCGTGGTCATCGACAAAACCGCGCAGCCGGGCAATCTGGCCGCGCCGGGAGTGCCGCTGTTGACCCTGGAGCGGCGCGGCGACTACCGCCTGGAAGCGTCGGTGGACGAATCCCAGTTGGCTTCGATTCGGCCAGGCGCGCCGGTCACGGTCACGCTGGACGCCTTGAACCGCCGGATCGACGCCCGGGTGTCCGACGTTGTTCCGGCCGTGGATCCCGCGGCCCGCGCCTTCCTGGTCAAAATCGACCTGCCGGCTGCGCCGGACCTGCGCTCCGGACTGTTCGGCCGGGCCACCTTCGCCGTGGGCAGTCGCCGCGTGCTGACGGTGCCCGCCGACGCTATCCGCACCCGCGGCCAGCTGCAGTGGGTGTTTGTGACCGACCAGGGCACGGCCCGTCTGCGCATGGTCACCACCGGCACCGAGCGCGACGGCCGCCGCGAGGTTCTCTCCGGTCTCGCCGCCGGTGAGTCGATCATCTATCCCGTCACCGCTGACCTGTCCGACGGGGCCAAGGTGGAGGTCCGGTCGTGAAAGAGCTGCAACCGCTCGGCATCGCGGGCCGCTTCGCCCGCTCGTGGATCAACTCGAAGCTGACGCCGCTGTTCATCGCCGCCTCGCTGGCGCTCGGCGCGTTCGCCGTGTGGCGCCTCCCCCGCGAGGAGGAGCCGCAGATCAAGGTGCCCATGCTCGACGTCTTCGTCGCCATGCCCGGCGCCAGTGCCAAGGAAGTCGAAGAGCGGGTCACCAAGCCCATGGAAAAGCTCATCTGGGAGATCCCGGGTGTCGAGTACATCTATTCCACCTCCAGCCCGGGGATGGCCATGGCCATCGTTCGCTTTTACGTCGGCGAGGACGAGGAAGACAGCATCGTCAAGCTGAACCAGAAGATGTTCGCCAATTTCGACCTCATCCCGCCGGGCGCCTCTCAGCCGCTGATCAAGCCGCGCTCCATCGACGACGTGCCCATCCTGGCGCTGACGCTTTGGAGCGAACGGTACGGCGACTTCGACCTGCGTCGCATCGCCGCCCAGGTGCATGACACCGTGAAACAGGCGCCCGACGTCTCGGCGGCCACCATCATCGGCGGCCAGCGTCGCGAGGTCCGGGTGGTGCTCGACGAGAAACGACTCGCCGCCTACAGCCTGTCGCCCATGCAGGTGTACGGCGCGCTCGGTGCGTTCAACCGGCGCCTCTCCGGCGGCCGGTTCGCCGCCGACAACCGTGAGTTCACCCTGGAGGTGGGCCAATTCCTGGCCAGCGCCGCCGACGTCGGGAACGTGGTCGTCGGCATCGCCCAGGGCAAGCCGATCTACGTCCGCGACGTCGCCGAGGTGGCCGACGGCGGCGAGGAGCCGGTCCAGTACGTCATGCACGCCCACGACGGCACGTTCCGCCCGGCGGTGACGCTGTCCATCTCGAAACGCAAGGGGACCAACGCCATCACCGTGGCCGAGGAGGTCCTGCAACGTGTCGAGAGCCTCAAGGGCCGAGTCATCCCGGCCGACGTGAATGTGACCATCAGCCGCCACTACGGCGAGACGGCCTCGGAGAAATCGAACGAGCTGCTCTTCCACATGGCCATCGCTGTGGTTTCGGTGAGCATCCTGGTCGGCATCACCTTGGGCATCCGGGAGCTCTGGATCGTCTTCATCGCCATCCCGGTGACCCTGGCCCTCACCCTGACGGTGTTCTACCTGTACGGGTACACCCTCAACCGGATCACCCTATTTGCGCTCATCTTCTCCATCGGCATCCTGGTGGACGATGCCATCGTGGTGGTGGAAAACATCGTGCGCCATGCCCGCATGGCCGCCAACAAGGGGCGCCCCCTCGTCGATATCGCCATCGAGGCGGTGGACGAGGTGGGCAACCCCACCATCCTGGCCACCATGACCGTTATTGCCGCCATCCTGCCCATGGCCTTCGTGGGCGGGCTCATGGGCCCCTACATGCGGCCCATCCCGGTGGGCGCCTCGGCGGCCATGATCTTCTCGCTCATCGTCGCCTTCCTGGTCACCCCGTGGGCCGCGGTCCGGCTCCTCAAACTGCGCGGAAGCCACGGGCACGACGAGCAGGAGGATCTGCTCACCCGGTTCTACCGGCGGGTGA harbors:
- a CDS encoding TolC family protein translates to MAMTPRILASSWVAWAALGAWLAAADASAPRLLTLREAAELTLAHNPSVQAVREQQEAARQVSRQAKSQQLPRLDFKESFTNGNNPIYVFGAKLTQEKFSASDFDIELLNNPDPINNIKTELTLYQSIWQGGQTQARRAMARLGEEIAAERLNQTQQQLLLEVVTHYYAIQLARQNLETVQAARRSAEASLTRIQNMFDSGLVVKSDLLRMQVHIAEVRRQLLEAENNLRLSVSALDIDTGRQLGEGFEPATPLAMRGDALPDEASLLAAALANRPEIAEMERAIAVGREQVNEARGYNRPQVGAFATFEYDQGTRSGSSGANYLLGVQLSYNIFDGMYKGAKVAEAEANTRARESQLRRLTQLISLQVKDAYLRRSTARQQHQVAAEAVAQADESLRIMKDRYEAGMAPLTDLLNAETALTAARTSLSQAIYQYHLAHANLELAAGRLNLDSPLFQ
- a CDS encoding efflux RND transporter periplasmic adaptor subunit yields the protein MFRNILPVALLVVLLAGCGGAPEKAAAPTPGTPVAVGALVVQPTEWPATLEAVGTVRARTSALIASKVMGYVREVRVQAGDAVGAGDLLVLLDARDQETALRTAQAGLAEARDATTEVENAIRAAEANLELARATHRRMSNLFDKSSISRQEFDEVVTRLKMAEANHEMALSKQNQLQARIRQAEEGVRSAEIMTGYAEIRAPFAGVVIDKTAQPGNLAAPGVPLLTLERRGDYRLEASVDESQLASIRPGAPVTVTLDALNRRIDARVSDVVPAVDPAARAFLVKIDLPAAPDLRSGLFGRATFAVGSRRVLTVPADAIRTRGQLQWVFVTDQGTARLRMVTTGTERDGRREVLSGLAAGESIIYPVTADLSDGAKVEVRS